A window of bacterium genomic DNA:
GCGTCACGATCACCGTCGAGCCGCGGTCGCGTTCGTCGATGTGGCCGAACCTGCTCACGACGATGCTGCCGTTCATCGTGCTCGTGGGGCTGTGGATGCTGATGCTGCGTCAGGCCCAGTCGGGATCGAACCAGGCGATGTCGTTCGGCAAGAGTCGCGCCCGGTTGCACACCGAGGCCAAGACGCGGGTCACCTTCGACGACGTGGCGGGGGTGGACGAGGCGAAGGAGGAGCTCGAGGAGATTATCGAGTTCCTGCGCCATCCGAAGAAGTTCCAGGCGCTCGGCGCGAAGATTCCGCGCGGCGTGCTGCTTGTCGGCCCGCCGGGCAGC
This region includes:
- a CDS encoding ATP-dependent metallopeptidase FtsH/Yme1/Tma family protein; the encoded protein is MFNKYVRNLLVWALILVVVLYLVLPLYHQRAPREEISYSEFIDKARSGQVAQVTVSEESVSGQLKDGRSFRTYIPSGDASYIDLLQSKGVTITVEPRSRSSMWPNLLTTMLPFIVLVGLWMLMLRQAQSGSNQAMSFGKSRARLHTEAKTRVTFDDVAGVDEAKEELEEIIEFLRHPKKFQALGAKIPRGVLLVGPPGS